The sequence ATGTACTGGTTGTCGGTGTCCTGAAGCGTGGACGCCTTGAACTCCTGATAGGTCGGCGCCGCGGCGCCGGAGTCCGTCGCTCCGGACGGGGCTGCCAGCGCGGCAGCTGCCATCACGGCGACGGACGAGAGAGCGATCGACCCGAGTCGAGTTCGCATGTGAAACCTCCATGTGGGTGGGTGAGGGCACACCGCTCCCGGGGTTCACTTCGGATTACGCAGCGCTTCCCGAGAACAGTGCGTGCGCTGAACCTCCCCCACCGCGGCGTCCGTGGCAAGGACCGCACAAAAACCTTCTCCCTGCCCCCTCCTAAAGTGGGTGGGTGCGCATCGCGACCTGGAACGTCAACTCCCTCCGCTCCCGCATCGACCGGGTCGAGGCGTTCCTCGACCGCCACGACGTCGACGTCCTGGCCCTCCAGGAGACCAAGGCCCGCGAGGACCAGCTGCCGCTGATGGGCCTCCAGGCCCGCGGCTACGAGGTCGCCGTCGCCGGGCTCAACCAGTGGAACGGGGTCGCCCTGATCTCCCGCGTCGGCCTGGAGGACGTCACTGTCGGCTTCCCCGGCATGCCTGCGTATGGCGATCCGCTGGCCGCCGAGTCGCGGGCCATCGGCGCCACGTGCGGTGGCGTGCGCATCTGGTCCCTCTACGTCCCCAACGGGCGCAAGCCCGACGACCCGCACTACGCCTACAAGCTCGACTGGCTGGCTCGGCTCCGGGAGGCCGCGGGCGACTGGCTGGACACCGAGACCGCGCTGGTGGGCGACTGGAACGTCTGTCCGACCGACGACGACGTCTTCGACCCTGCGCAGTTCCGGAAGTCGACGCACGTGACACCGCCGGAGCGTGCGGCGTTCCAGGGCTTCCTCGACGACGGCTTCGTCGAGGTGACGCGCGAGCATGCGCCCGGCTACACCTACTGGGACTACTACCGCCAGCGGTTCGAGCGCGACCGCGGCCTCAAGATCGACTTCGTCGTGGCCTCCCCCGCC comes from Nocardioides piscis and encodes:
- a CDS encoding exodeoxyribonuclease III — encoded protein: MRIATWNVNSLRSRIDRVEAFLDRHDVDVLALQETKAREDQLPLMGLQARGYEVAVAGLNQWNGVALISRVGLEDVTVGFPGMPAYGDPLAAESRAIGATCGGVRIWSLYVPNGRKPDDPHYAYKLDWLARLREAAGDWLDTETALVGDWNVCPTDDDVFDPAQFRKSTHVTPPERAAFQGFLDDGFVEVTREHAPGYTYWDYYRQRFERDRGLKIDFVVASPALAGRVSSAFIDREERDPAAFAGAPSDHAPVVVDLV